A genomic window from Motacilla alba alba isolate MOTALB_02 chromosome 2, Motacilla_alba_V1.0_pri, whole genome shotgun sequence includes:
- the GUK1 gene encoding guanylate kinase isoform X1 yields the protein MILGRMRGAGIARAVMQGPRPVVLSGPSGAGKSTLLKKLFKDYENVFGFSVSHTTRQPRPGEVNGKDYHFVTREEMQKEIDAGEFIEHAEFSGNMYGTSKGAVQAVQAQNQICVLDIDIQGVKNIKKTELNPIYISVQPPSIEILEKRLRDRKTETEESLQKRLTAARVDLELSKEPGLFDLVIINDDLEKAYSQLKEVLLEEIKKTEESRKS from the exons ATGATCCTCGGGCGGATGCGCGGGGCGGGGATCGCCCGGGCGG TCATGCAGGGACCAAGGCCGGTGGTTCTGAGCGGCCCCTCAGGCGCGGGGAAAAGCACTTTGTTAAAGAAACTCTTCAAAGATTATGAGAACGTCTTCGGCTTCAGCGTCTCCC ataCCACAAGGCAGCCGAGACCCGGAGAAGTGAATGGCAAAG ATTATCACTTTGTGACCAgagaggaaatgcagaaggaaattGATGCTGGTGAATTTATCGAGCACGCGGAGTTCTCCGGGAACATGTACGGGACAAG tAAAGGAGCTGTGCAGGCCGTGCAGGCCCAGAACCAGATCTGTGTCCTCGACATCGACATCCAGGGCGTGAAGAACATCAAGAAGACGGAGCTGAACCCCATCTACATCTCGGTGCAGCCGCCGTCCATCGAGATCCTG GAGAAACGACTACGGGACCGAAAGACTGAGACAGAGGAGAGTTTACAGAAGCGTTTGACTGCAGCCCGCGTGGACCTGGAGCTCA GTAAAGAGCCTGGGCTGTTCGACCTGGTCATCATTAATGATGATTTAGAAAAGGCCTATTCCCAATTgaaggaggtgctgctggag GAAATCAAGAAGACCGAAGAATCCAGGAAGTCCTGA
- the MRPL55 gene encoding 39S ribosomal protein L55, mitochondrial, which translates to MAASRALSALRLRAASCARSNSNRAAIGHLQRQRYGRRYPLLLVSTDGSTARLRYGEPKRILMMPLDSNTLPEAERKARLRRHFPSKPKAKEEETFEGIDLDTYKKFWKK; encoded by the exons ATGGCGGCGAGCCGTGCGCTGAG CGCCCTGCGCCTCCGGGCCGCCTCCTGCGCCCGCAGCAACTCCAACCGCGCCGCCATCGGGCACCTGCAGCGGCAGCGCTACGGCCGCCGCTACCCGCTGCTGCTCGTCAGCACCGACGGCTCCACCGCCCGCCTGCGCTACGGCGAGCCCAAGAGGATCCTCATG ATGCCCCTGGACAGCAACACGCTGCCCGAAGCCGAGCGCAAGGCCCGTCTGCGCCGCCACTTCCCCAGCAAGCCTAAGGCCAAGGAGGAGGAAACCTTCGAGGGCATCGACCTGGACACCTACAAGAAGTTCTGGAAGAAGTGA
- the ARF1 gene encoding ADP-ribosylation factor 1, with protein MGNIFANLFKGLFGKKEMRILMVGLDAAGKTTILYKLKLGEIVTTIPTIGFNVETVEYKNISFTVWDVGGQDKIRPLWRHYFQNTQGLIFVVDSNDRERVNEAREELMRMLAEDELRDAVLLVFANKQDLPNAMNAAEITDKLGLHSLRHRNWYIQATCATSGDGLYEGLDWLSNQLRNQK; from the exons atgggaaatatttttgcaaaccTCTTCAAAGGCCTTTTTGGCAAAAAAGAAATGCGCATTCTAATGGTTGGCCTGGATGCTGCAGGAAAGACAACTATTTTGTACAAACTTAAACTTGGTGAAATAGTAACTACTATTCCTACTATAG GTTTCAATGTGGAAACGGTAGAATACAAGAACATCAGCTTCACAGTGTGGGACGTGGGTGGTCAGGACAAGATCAGACCCCTGTGGCGCCACTACTTCCAGAACACACAAG GTCTGATTTTTGTGGTTGACAGCAATGACAGAGAACGTGTGAACGAGGCCAGAGAAGAGCTTATGAGAATGTTGGCAGAAGATGAGCTCAGAGATGCTGTTTTATTAGTGTTTGCTAACAAACAG GACCTGCCGAACGCCATGAATGCAGCAGAAATCACAGACAAACTTGGACTGCATTCTCTTCGTCACAGGAACTGGTACATCCAGGCCACCTGTGCCACTAGTGGAGACGGTCTCTATGAAGGACTGGACTGGTTGTCCAATCAGCTCAGAAACCAGAAATGA
- the GUK1 gene encoding guanylate kinase isoform X2 has product MQGPRPVVLSGPSGAGKSTLLKKLFKDYENVFGFSVSHTTRQPRPGEVNGKDYHFVTREEMQKEIDAGEFIEHAEFSGNMYGTSKGAVQAVQAQNQICVLDIDIQGVKNIKKTELNPIYISVQPPSIEILEKRLRDRKTETEESLQKRLTAARVDLELSKEPGLFDLVIINDDLEKAYSQLKEVLLEEIKKTEESRKS; this is encoded by the exons ATGCAGGGACCAAGGCCGGTGGTTCTGAGCGGCCCCTCAGGCGCGGGGAAAAGCACTTTGTTAAAGAAACTCTTCAAAGATTATGAGAACGTCTTCGGCTTCAGCGTCTCCC ataCCACAAGGCAGCCGAGACCCGGAGAAGTGAATGGCAAAG ATTATCACTTTGTGACCAgagaggaaatgcagaaggaaattGATGCTGGTGAATTTATCGAGCACGCGGAGTTCTCCGGGAACATGTACGGGACAAG tAAAGGAGCTGTGCAGGCCGTGCAGGCCCAGAACCAGATCTGTGTCCTCGACATCGACATCCAGGGCGTGAAGAACATCAAGAAGACGGAGCTGAACCCCATCTACATCTCGGTGCAGCCGCCGTCCATCGAGATCCTG GAGAAACGACTACGGGACCGAAAGACTGAGACAGAGGAGAGTTTACAGAAGCGTTTGACTGCAGCCCGCGTGGACCTGGAGCTCA GTAAAGAGCCTGGGCTGTTCGACCTGGTCATCATTAATGATGATTTAGAAAAGGCCTATTCCCAATTgaaggaggtgctgctggag GAAATCAAGAAGACCGAAGAATCCAGGAAGTCCTGA
- the C2H1orf35 gene encoding multiple myeloma tumor-associated protein 2 has translation MFGSSRGGVRGGQDQFSWEDVKTDKQRENYLGNSLMAPVGRWQKGKDLTWYAKGKKDTGPPLSREEELAAVRLAEQEAMMAALGYKSLKRQPTGLSKEDLAEVCKRDGGERDEKDVDRVVGLGSSSGSAGRVMLSKEDREAAKMGLSVFTHQKVSSSPETCVSKRKQEKEEKVEEKRPESSKKSKKEKKKEKKNKKKKKHKKEKKKDKEKHSKKDAAPSSSDSSPDRDKRHHRRKTPQHSAAPRHGGRRRHDTESSASSGSPARSPARRRSRSGDSRDGRGRHPSPRRKGRKRSRSRSPPARGLRQRHDTDSED, from the exons ATGTTCGGCTCCTCCCGGGGCGGCGTCCGGGGGGGCCAGGACCAGTTCAGCTGGGAGGATGTCAAGACAGACAAACAGCGTGAGAATTACCTGG GGAACTCCCTGATGGCGCCGGTGGGGCGGTGGCAGAAGGGCAAGGACCTGACCTGGTATGCCAAGGGCAAGAAGGACACGGGCCCCCCACTATCCCgggaggaagagctggctgCAGTCCGCCTGGCCGAGCAGGAGGCCATGATGGCAGCGCT GGGCTACAAGAGCTTGAAGAGGCAGCCCACGGGCCTCAGCAAAGAG GACCTGGCTGAGGTGTGCAAGAGGGACGGCGGCGAGCGGGACGAGAAGGACGTGGatcgggtggtgggtttgggcagctccag tggcagtgctggcagggtgATGCTCTCCAAGGAGGACAGAGAGGCGGCCAAGATGGGGCTCTCGGTCTTCACG CACCAGAAAGtctccagcagcccagagacATGTGTCTCCAAgaggaagcaggaaaaggaggagaaggtggaGGAGAAACG ACCTGAGAGCagcaaaaaatccaaaaaggagaagaagaaggagaaaaagaacaagaaaaagaagaaacataagaaggagaagaagaaggacaAGGAGAAGCATTCCAAGAAGGATGCTGCCCCATCATCCTCCGATTCTTCCCCGGATCGGGATAAGAG GCACCACCGCAGGAAAACGCCGCAGCACTCGGCGGCGCCGCGGCACGGCGGCCGGCGGCGGCACGACACGGAATCCTCGGCGAGCAGCGGCAGCCCCGCCCGgagccccgcccgccgccgcagccgcagcggggacagcagggacgGCCGGGGCCGCCACCCGTCCCCCcggaggaagggcaggaagaggagcaggtCCCGCTCCCCCCCGGCCCGCGGGCTCCGGCAGCGCCACGACACCGACTCGGAGGACTGA